From a region of the Fischerella sp. JS2 genome:
- a CDS encoding hydrocarbon-binding protein, whose amino-acid sequence MLRPTLGDFSSIICFKAAITGMEEALGEKATAIALTAAGRYRGKTLAQELNLANSSMSLEELADKLNHVLGKDGTCLCIVEKIFQENNEVIKVNTSETLCSAGEPQGSQRKCTYTLGAIWGVLEQTFNQRLQGKHTESVLRGGKYDVFEFTKLS is encoded by the coding sequence ATGTTACGTCCTACCTTAGGGGATTTTAGCAGTATTATCTGTTTTAAAGCAGCAATTACAGGTATGGAAGAAGCTTTGGGCGAAAAAGCAACTGCGATCGCTTTAACTGCGGCAGGTCGTTATCGTGGCAAAACCTTAGCTCAAGAATTAAACCTAGCAAACTCGTCAATGTCCTTAGAGGAACTGGCCGACAAACTCAATCATGTTTTGGGTAAAGATGGTACTTGTCTGTGTATAGTCGAGAAAATTTTCCAAGAAAATAATGAGGTAATCAAGGTAAATACATCAGAAACCTTATGTTCTGCGGGCGAACCCCAAGGTTCACAGCGTAAATGTACTTATACTCTTGGTGCTATTTGGGGTGTACTAGAACAAACTTTTAATCAACGCCTGCAAGGCAAGCATACCGAATCTGTATTGCGCGGTGGCAAATATGATGTATTTGAATTTACCAAATTGTCATAG
- a CDS encoding roadblock/LC7 domain-containing protein, with amino-acid sequence MPLGYLLKLLTRAFQKKPSVSLESHLLTKTHLPESTIAENTAHSLPVVTVDSVFTTTAQKTHASVLNIVEDKFMINVSMLQDELQNFVSGTSDVQGAALVSPDGLALASVLPGGMDEERTAAMSASMLSLGERIGRELVRGNVERIVVEGEKGYGVLVACGSDAVLLVLAGAGVKQGLLFLEVKRAVSRIAPLLA; translated from the coding sequence ATGCCTCTGGGCTACTTACTAAAGCTACTTACCAGGGCATTTCAGAAAAAACCCTCTGTGTCGCTAGAATCACACTTGTTAACAAAAACACATTTACCAGAATCAACAATTGCGGAAAATACAGCACACTCGTTACCAGTGGTAACAGTAGACTCTGTATTCACAACAACAGCCCAGAAGACTCATGCATCTGTATTAAATATTGTAGAGGACAAATTCATGATTAACGTCTCAATGTTGCAAGACGAACTGCAAAACTTTGTGTCTGGAACCTCTGATGTTCAAGGTGCGGCTTTAGTAAGTCCAGATGGCTTAGCTTTGGCTTCTGTGTTACCAGGTGGGATGGATGAAGAACGAACTGCTGCTATGTCTGCATCTATGCTGTCCTTGGGTGAACGCATTGGCCGTGAACTGGTTCGTGGCAATGTAGAACGTATTGTTGTGGAAGGAGAAAAAGGCTACGGCGTCTTAGTTGCTTGTGGTAGTGATGCAGTTTTATTAGTACTTGCTGGTGCAGGAGTCAAACAAGGTTTACTGTTTCTAGAAGTCAAACGCGCTGTATCTAGAATTGCGCCTTTGTTAGCCTGA
- a CDS encoding DUF4388 domain-containing protein has product MSLHSSLADFSLAELFQIIDQGRRSGCLIVCKLSDENTSAAKSRYYFIWFRQGRIVAAANCLDGQGLIGKIRQRKWVQPQVIDKFYTNTETGTPLGLCLKTAGLLNAKQLNLLFASQLQQIRELFEIQKGVFKLDSKAPVPSKEMTGLSVRAIEVALMALRTLKNWNALADAVPNTSSAMCSIIQNKPHLHLKPLEWQIWEFANGSISLSAIAHQLNQPPALVQQAAFRLMIAGLVEEVPLSSSILELKNYPLDVNEVNSSSLAKTKFTQPETFKINTSFLQNLCGYLKSNIS; this is encoded by the coding sequence ATGAGCCTACATAGTTCTCTGGCGGATTTTTCCTTGGCTGAGTTGTTTCAAATCATAGATCAAGGAAGAAGATCGGGTTGTTTAATTGTCTGTAAATTGTCAGATGAGAATACTTCAGCAGCGAAATCCCGATACTACTTTATTTGGTTTCGGCAAGGACGTATAGTCGCTGCGGCAAATTGCTTGGATGGTCAGGGTTTAATCGGTAAAATTAGGCAGCGTAAATGGGTACAGCCACAAGTCATAGATAAATTTTATACTAATACAGAGACAGGAACACCCCTTGGTTTATGCCTAAAAACAGCAGGATTGTTGAATGCTAAGCAACTCAATTTATTATTTGCCAGTCAATTACAGCAAATTCGGGAGCTTTTTGAAATTCAAAAAGGTGTTTTCAAACTCGATAGCAAAGCACCTGTGCCAAGTAAAGAGATGACAGGATTAAGCGTTAGGGCAATAGAAGTTGCTTTGATGGCTCTGCGAACGCTAAAAAATTGGAATGCTTTAGCTGATGCAGTTCCAAATACTAGTTCTGCTATGTGCAGCATTATTCAAAACAAACCGCATCTCCACTTGAAACCTTTGGAATGGCAAATATGGGAATTTGCAAATGGCAGTATTTCCTTAAGTGCGATCGCTCATCAACTTAATCAACCACCAGCTTTAGTTCAGCAAGCAGCTTTCCGACTAATGATTGCTGGTTTAGTAGAAGAAGTTCCTTTATCGTCATCTATCCTAGAACTGAAAAATTATCCTCTAGATGTTAATGAGGTAAATTCCTCTAGTTTGGCAAAGACAAAATTCACACAGCCGGAAACGTTCAAGATAAATACCTCATTTTTACAAAACCTATGTGGATATCTAAAGAGCAATATTTCATAA
- a CDS encoding GTP-binding protein, which yields MEILRIVVTGGVGAGKTSLIRTISEIETVDTDRKATDEIALLKDKTTVALDFGRLTIAPNQSLHLYGTPGQARFDFMWDILIQKAHAYILLIDAHRPEHLRHSRKILQFMKHRVQIPCLIGLTHTDCPDAWQMEDIALAVGLLDENNRLPIISINPTQAASVKKSLIALLEEFAKYYQYSTE from the coding sequence ATGGAAATCCTACGCATTGTAGTAACTGGAGGCGTAGGTGCAGGTAAAACAAGCTTGATTCGTACCATCAGTGAAATAGAAACGGTAGATACCGATAGAAAAGCAACTGATGAAATTGCACTCCTGAAAGACAAAACTACAGTTGCATTAGACTTTGGGCGATTAACTATCGCACCCAACCAATCGCTACATCTTTATGGCACACCTGGACAAGCACGCTTTGATTTCATGTGGGATATCTTAATTCAGAAAGCCCATGCCTACATTTTGCTAATTGATGCACACCGTCCAGAACATCTGCGCCATAGCCGAAAAATTCTTCAGTTTATGAAGCATCGAGTACAAATACCATGTTTAATAGGGTTAACTCATACAGATTGCCCTGATGCTTGGCAGATGGAAGATATAGCCTTAGCTGTGGGACTATTAGACGAAAACAACAGATTACCGATAATATCTATTAATCCTACACAAGCTGCTTCTGTAAAAAAAAGTTTAATTGCCTTGTTGGAAGAATTTGCTAAATATTACCAGTATTCCACAGAATAA